A stretch of Arachis hypogaea cultivar Tifrunner chromosome 15, arahy.Tifrunner.gnm2.J5K5, whole genome shotgun sequence DNA encodes these proteins:
- the LOC112746947 gene encoding polygalacturonase At1g48100 produces the protein MKRNRSFCQLFLLSFLVIVMTIITFSIISVEARKNNHRQNMINKRLPKRHTRGRATSPSPSPSPSPPMSTNTFDIMSFGAKGNGISDDSQALVVAWRSACKVGGATVLVPSKLKFLLKPLTLQGPCMPDLTLQIDGTLVAPEEASSWPKSSLYQWINFKWLQNFTLKGSGTLDGQGSNWWTTSSSSEPYNYETQKSYSKHIPYMKPTAVRFYSSNHITVRDIRILNSPLCHLKFDNSKGIQVTNITISSPQNSPNTDGIHLQNTHDVQIQHSDIQTGDDCVSIQTGCSKVHVHHIMCGPGHGISLGGLGKDKSVACVSDIIVEDISMKNTLYGARIKTWQGGNGMVKNVRFSRIQVYDVMFPIMIDQYYCDKHACKNQTEAVVISGVKFNQISGTYGVQPIHLACSNSLPCTDVDLIDIQLRPSVKYQGLLQQAVCWNSYGTSQGPLLPSSIDYCLRSGGGSIKRIARSHDTLCY, from the exons ATGAAGAGGAACAGAAGCTTCTGTCAACTATTTTTGCTCTCCTTTTTGGTGATTGTGATGACTATTATCACCTTCTCTATAATCTCAGTAGAAGCAAGGAAGAACAATCATCGCCAGAACATGATTAACAAAAGACTCCCCAAACGTCACACAAGAGGGAGAGCCACATCACCATCGCCATCTCCGTCGCCGTCTCCGCCAATGTCCACCAACACTTTTGACATTATGTCCTTTGGCGCAAAGGGCAATGGAATTTCTGATGATTCACAG GCACTTGTAGTTGCATGGAGAAGTGCATGCAAAGTTGGTGGTGCTACAGTTTTAGTTCCATCTAAACTCAAATTCCTTCTAAAACCCCTCACTTTACAAGGCCCTTGTATGCCAGATCTCACTCTTCAG ATTGATGGAACTCTAGTGGCTCCAGAAGAGGCATCTTCATGGCCAAAATCAAGTTTATATCAGTGGATAAATTTCAAATGGCTACAAAACTTCACACTCAAAGGATCTGGAACTCTTGATGGCCAAGGCTCTAATTGGTGGACTACTTCCTCCTCTTCAGAACCTTATAATTATGAGACCCAG AAGAGCTACTCTAAACACATTCCATACATGAAGCCAACT GCTGTGAGATTCTATTCTAGCAACCATATAACAGTTCGTGATATCAGAATCCTAAACAGTCCCTTATGCCATCTAAAATTTGATAACTCAAAGGGGATTCAAGTTACCAACATTACAATTTCTTCCCCACAGAATAGCCCTAACACTGATGGAATTCACTTGCAAAACACACACGATGTGCAAATTCAGCACTCTGATATTCAAACTG GAGATGACTGTGTATCCATCCAAACCGGTTGCTCTAAGGTTCATGTCCACCATATTATGTGTGGCCCAGGCCATGGTATAAG ttTAGGAGGATTAGGGAAAGACAAAAGCGTGGCATGTGTATCTGACATCATAGTTGAGGATATCTCAATGAAAAATACTCTATATGGAGCAAGGATCAAAACATGGCAG ggTGGGAATGGTATGGTTAAAAATGTGAGATTCTCAAGAATCCAAGTGTATGATGTTATGTTTCCAATAATGATAGACCAATACTATTGTGACAAGCATGCGTGTAAGAACCAAACAGAAGCAGTGGTGATTTCAGGTGTTAAGTTCAACCAAATAAGTGGGACTTATGGGGTGCAACCTATCCATCTAGCGTGCAGCAACTCCTTACCGTGCACCGACGTTGACTTAATTGACATTCAACTTAGACCTTCAGTTAAGTACCAAGGTTTATTAcagcaagctgtgtgttggaacTCTTATGGAACTTCTCAAGGACCTTTGCTACCTTCAAGCATTGATTATTGCTTAAGAAGTGGTGGGGGATCAATCAAGAGGATAGCAAGGTCACATGATACTTTATGTTACTAA